In the genome of Macadamia integrifolia cultivar HAES 741 unplaced genomic scaffold, SCU_Mint_v3 scaffold3009, whole genome shotgun sequence, one region contains:
- the LOC122067615 gene encoding potassium transporter 5-like isoform X2 codes for MENHGVTDEIEEKNEQQEQPQEREKGLKGRKFSWGKLMHLDSFDMESGKIPSGYLNHRSFKAVDWGTTLKLAFQSIGIVYGDLGTSPLYVLPGIFPNGIDHSEDILGVLSLIIYSLTLITLIKYVFIVLSAHDNGDGGTFALYSLICRYAKVGFTPNHQAEDRDVSNYRLELPNSGLRRASFVKSFLENSRIAKYILLLMTMIGTSMVLGDGILTPCISVLSAVGGIREAASSLTDNTIMWISVGILILLFQVQRFGTDKVGYTFAPILTIWFFFIAVIGLHNFIRHDPTVVKAINPMYIVKYFQRTKKNAWISLGGVILCLTGSEALFADLGHFNVRSIQISTCSIVFPSIILAYVGQAAYLRKHPLDASAAFYKSVPKPIYWPMFVVAVLAAIVASQSLISASFSIVQQSLALGCFPRVKVVHTSSKYEGQVYVPEINNLLMLACVGVTLGFKNTLKIGNAYGLAVVFVMTLTSTFLILVMIMIWKTNFALIILYASTIAFVELLYLSSVLYKFTEGGYLPLAFAAFLMSVMFVWNYVYRKKYMFELDNKVSIKKLKEIASNPDILRVPGLALFYSELVQGISPIFTHYIANVSAMHRVLVFVSIKSLPISKVPAEERFLFRRVEPNELCMFRCVVRYGYTDVEKERESFEETLVNRLKEFIREEFFKAKSPKNGRIITGTIAESVIGEVLRIDADENDDGTFLEEIQFVDNECKKGGIISLFGESEVVASKGTNWGKKLIIDYAYNGLRRCLRQQDEVYAIPRKRLLKVGMTYEL; via the exons ATGGAGAATCATGGAGTGACGgatgaaattgaagaaaaaaatgaacagCAAGAGCAAccacaagagagagaaaagggactAAAAGGGAGGAAGTTCTCATGGGGAAAGCTTATGCACTTGGATTCTTTTGACATGGAGAGCGGGAAGATCCCATCGGGGTACCTTAATCATAGATCGTTTAAG GCTGTGGATTGGGGAACCACATTGAAGCTTGCATTCCAGAGCATTGGAATCGTCTATGGTGACCTCGGCACATCACCACTATATGTGCTTCCTGGTATTTTTCCCAATGGTATTGATCATAGTGAAGATATCTTGGGGGTATTGTCTCTAATCATTTACTCCCTTACCTTGATCACTTTGATCAAGTATGTCTTCATTGTTTTATCAGCCCATGACAATGGTGACG GAGGCACCTTTGCTTTGTATTCTCTTATATGTCGCTATGCAAAGGTGGGCTTCACACCAAATCATCAGGCTGAAGATAGAGATGTATCGAACTACCGGCTTGAATTACCAAACAGCGGATTGCGTCGTGCTTCTTTTGTGAAGTCCTTCCTCGAAAATAGCAGAATTGCGAAGTACATTCTCTTGCTTATGACAATGATTGGAACATCCATggttttaggggatggaatacTTACTCCATGCATTTCAG TATTATCAGCAGTAGGAGGTATCAGGGAAGCTGCTAGTTCACTCACAGATAACACAATCATGTGGATATCTGTAGGGATTTTAATCCTATTGTTCCAAGTTCAGAGGTTTGGAACAGACAAAGTTGGGTACACATTTGCACCAATTCTTACAATATGGTTCTTCTTTATTGCTGTAATTGGTCTCCACAACTTCATAAGACATGATCCAACTGTTGTCAAGGCGATTAACCCAATGTACATAGTGAAATATTTTCAAAGAACTAAGAAAAATGCATGGATTTCACTTGGGGGAGTCATCCTATGCTTGACAG GATCAGAAGCTTTGTTCGCAGATCTTGGCCACTTCAATGTTCGCTCGATTCAAATCAGCACATGTTCTATTGTTTTTCCCTCCATTATCTTGGCCTATGTAGGCCAAGCTGCCTATCTTAGGAAACACCCTCTTGATGCATCTGCTGCTTTTTACAAATCAGTTCCAA AACCTATTTATTGGCCAATGTTTGTGGTGGCAGTGTTGGCAGCTATTGTTGCTAGCCAGTCTTTGATCTCAGCTTCCTTCTCCATAGTCCAACAGTCTCTTGCACTTGGGTGTTTCCCACGGGTGAAAGTTGTTCACACATCTTCTAAATACGAAGGCCAAGTATACGTACCAGAGATCAACAACTTACTCATGTTAGCTTGTGTTGGTGTCACACTTGGATTCAAGAACACACTCAAAATTGGGAATGCTTATG GACTTGCTGTGGTATTTGTCATGACACTCACATCTACATTTCTTATCCTTGTGATGATCATGATATGGAAGACAAATTTTGCATTGATTATCCTCTATGCATCAACAATTGCCTTTGTTGAGTTACTCTACTTGAGTTCGGTCCTATACAAATTCACTGAAGGGGGGTACCTTCCATTAGCCTTTGCTGCATTCCTCATGTCAGTCATGTTTGTTTGGAACTACGTGTACCGCAAGAAGTACATGTTTGAGTTAGATAACAAAGTTTCCATAAAGAAACTCAAGGAGATAGCTAGCAACCCGGACATTCTACGAGTCCCAGGTTTAGCCCTATTCTACTCAGAGCTTGTCCAAGGCATTTCCCCAATCTTTACCCATTACATTGCTAATGTCTCAGCAATGCACAGAGTGCTCGTATTTGTATCAATCAAGTCATTGCCTATAAGCAAGGTCCCAGCTGAGGAGCGTTTCTTGTTCCGACGAGTTGAGCCTAATGAATTATGTATGTTCAGATGTGTAGTGAGGTATGGATACACAGATGTGGAAAAGGAACGTGAATCATTCGAGGAAACATTGGTGAATAGGTTGAAGGAATTTATTAGGGAGGAATTTTTCAAAGCAAAATCACCTAAGAATGGGAGAATCATTACAGGGACTATCGCTGAAAGTGTTATAGGGGAGGTGTTGAGAATTGATGCAGATGAGAATGATGATGGTACATTTTTAGAGGAGATTCAATTCGTGGATAATGAATGCAAGAAGGGTGGCATAATCTCTTTGTTTGGTGAGAGTGAGGTGGTGGCTTCGAAGGGAACTAACTGGGGGAAGAAGCTGATTATAGATTATGCTTACAATGGGCTCAGAAGATGCTTAAGGCAACAAGATGAAGTCTATGCTATTCCTCGCAAACGTTTGTTGAAGGTGGGAATGACTTATGAGCTATAG
- the LOC122067615 gene encoding potassium transporter 5-like isoform X1: MSNPMENHGVTDEIEEKNEQQEQPQEREKGLKGRKFSWGKLMHLDSFDMESGKIPSGYLNHRSFKAVDWGTTLKLAFQSIGIVYGDLGTSPLYVLPGIFPNGIDHSEDILGVLSLIIYSLTLITLIKYVFIVLSAHDNGDGGTFALYSLICRYAKVGFTPNHQAEDRDVSNYRLELPNSGLRRASFVKSFLENSRIAKYILLLMTMIGTSMVLGDGILTPCISVLSAVGGIREAASSLTDNTIMWISVGILILLFQVQRFGTDKVGYTFAPILTIWFFFIAVIGLHNFIRHDPTVVKAINPMYIVKYFQRTKKNAWISLGGVILCLTGSEALFADLGHFNVRSIQISTCSIVFPSIILAYVGQAAYLRKHPLDASAAFYKSVPKPIYWPMFVVAVLAAIVASQSLISASFSIVQQSLALGCFPRVKVVHTSSKYEGQVYVPEINNLLMLACVGVTLGFKNTLKIGNAYGLAVVFVMTLTSTFLILVMIMIWKTNFALIILYASTIAFVELLYLSSVLYKFTEGGYLPLAFAAFLMSVMFVWNYVYRKKYMFELDNKVSIKKLKEIASNPDILRVPGLALFYSELVQGISPIFTHYIANVSAMHRVLVFVSIKSLPISKVPAEERFLFRRVEPNELCMFRCVVRYGYTDVEKERESFEETLVNRLKEFIREEFFKAKSPKNGRIITGTIAESVIGEVLRIDADENDDGTFLEEIQFVDNECKKGGIISLFGESEVVASKGTNWGKKLIIDYAYNGLRRCLRQQDEVYAIPRKRLLKVGMTYEL; this comes from the exons GAGTAATCCAATGGAGAATCATGGAGTGACGgatgaaattgaagaaaaaaatgaacagCAAGAGCAAccacaagagagagaaaagggactAAAAGGGAGGAAGTTCTCATGGGGAAAGCTTATGCACTTGGATTCTTTTGACATGGAGAGCGGGAAGATCCCATCGGGGTACCTTAATCATAGATCGTTTAAG GCTGTGGATTGGGGAACCACATTGAAGCTTGCATTCCAGAGCATTGGAATCGTCTATGGTGACCTCGGCACATCACCACTATATGTGCTTCCTGGTATTTTTCCCAATGGTATTGATCATAGTGAAGATATCTTGGGGGTATTGTCTCTAATCATTTACTCCCTTACCTTGATCACTTTGATCAAGTATGTCTTCATTGTTTTATCAGCCCATGACAATGGTGACG GAGGCACCTTTGCTTTGTATTCTCTTATATGTCGCTATGCAAAGGTGGGCTTCACACCAAATCATCAGGCTGAAGATAGAGATGTATCGAACTACCGGCTTGAATTACCAAACAGCGGATTGCGTCGTGCTTCTTTTGTGAAGTCCTTCCTCGAAAATAGCAGAATTGCGAAGTACATTCTCTTGCTTATGACAATGATTGGAACATCCATggttttaggggatggaatacTTACTCCATGCATTTCAG TATTATCAGCAGTAGGAGGTATCAGGGAAGCTGCTAGTTCACTCACAGATAACACAATCATGTGGATATCTGTAGGGATTTTAATCCTATTGTTCCAAGTTCAGAGGTTTGGAACAGACAAAGTTGGGTACACATTTGCACCAATTCTTACAATATGGTTCTTCTTTATTGCTGTAATTGGTCTCCACAACTTCATAAGACATGATCCAACTGTTGTCAAGGCGATTAACCCAATGTACATAGTGAAATATTTTCAAAGAACTAAGAAAAATGCATGGATTTCACTTGGGGGAGTCATCCTATGCTTGACAG GATCAGAAGCTTTGTTCGCAGATCTTGGCCACTTCAATGTTCGCTCGATTCAAATCAGCACATGTTCTATTGTTTTTCCCTCCATTATCTTGGCCTATGTAGGCCAAGCTGCCTATCTTAGGAAACACCCTCTTGATGCATCTGCTGCTTTTTACAAATCAGTTCCAA AACCTATTTATTGGCCAATGTTTGTGGTGGCAGTGTTGGCAGCTATTGTTGCTAGCCAGTCTTTGATCTCAGCTTCCTTCTCCATAGTCCAACAGTCTCTTGCACTTGGGTGTTTCCCACGGGTGAAAGTTGTTCACACATCTTCTAAATACGAAGGCCAAGTATACGTACCAGAGATCAACAACTTACTCATGTTAGCTTGTGTTGGTGTCACACTTGGATTCAAGAACACACTCAAAATTGGGAATGCTTATG GACTTGCTGTGGTATTTGTCATGACACTCACATCTACATTTCTTATCCTTGTGATGATCATGATATGGAAGACAAATTTTGCATTGATTATCCTCTATGCATCAACAATTGCCTTTGTTGAGTTACTCTACTTGAGTTCGGTCCTATACAAATTCACTGAAGGGGGGTACCTTCCATTAGCCTTTGCTGCATTCCTCATGTCAGTCATGTTTGTTTGGAACTACGTGTACCGCAAGAAGTACATGTTTGAGTTAGATAACAAAGTTTCCATAAAGAAACTCAAGGAGATAGCTAGCAACCCGGACATTCTACGAGTCCCAGGTTTAGCCCTATTCTACTCAGAGCTTGTCCAAGGCATTTCCCCAATCTTTACCCATTACATTGCTAATGTCTCAGCAATGCACAGAGTGCTCGTATTTGTATCAATCAAGTCATTGCCTATAAGCAAGGTCCCAGCTGAGGAGCGTTTCTTGTTCCGACGAGTTGAGCCTAATGAATTATGTATGTTCAGATGTGTAGTGAGGTATGGATACACAGATGTGGAAAAGGAACGTGAATCATTCGAGGAAACATTGGTGAATAGGTTGAAGGAATTTATTAGGGAGGAATTTTTCAAAGCAAAATCACCTAAGAATGGGAGAATCATTACAGGGACTATCGCTGAAAGTGTTATAGGGGAGGTGTTGAGAATTGATGCAGATGAGAATGATGATGGTACATTTTTAGAGGAGATTCAATTCGTGGATAATGAATGCAAGAAGGGTGGCATAATCTCTTTGTTTGGTGAGAGTGAGGTGGTGGCTTCGAAGGGAACTAACTGGGGGAAGAAGCTGATTATAGATTATGCTTACAATGGGCTCAGAAGATGCTTAAGGCAACAAGATGAAGTCTATGCTATTCCTCGCAAACGTTTGTTGAAGGTGGGAATGACTTATGAGCTATAG
- the LOC122067615 gene encoding potassium transporter 5-like isoform X3 has translation MSNPMENHGVTDEIEEKNEQQEQPQEREKGLKGRKFSWGKLMHLDSFDMESGKIPSGYLNHRSFKAVDWGTTLKLAFQSIGIVYGDLGTSPLYVLPGIFPNGIDHSEDILGVLSLIIYSLTLITLIKYVFIVLSAHDNGDGGTFALYSLICRYAKVGFTPNHQAEDRDVSNYRLELPNSGLRRASFVKSFLENSRIAKYILLLMTMIGTSMVLGDGILTPCISGILILLFQVQRFGTDKVGYTFAPILTIWFFFIAVIGLHNFIRHDPTVVKAINPMYIVKYFQRTKKNAWISLGGVILCLTGSEALFADLGHFNVRSIQISTCSIVFPSIILAYVGQAAYLRKHPLDASAAFYKSVPKPIYWPMFVVAVLAAIVASQSLISASFSIVQQSLALGCFPRVKVVHTSSKYEGQVYVPEINNLLMLACVGVTLGFKNTLKIGNAYGLAVVFVMTLTSTFLILVMIMIWKTNFALIILYASTIAFVELLYLSSVLYKFTEGGYLPLAFAAFLMSVMFVWNYVYRKKYMFELDNKVSIKKLKEIASNPDILRVPGLALFYSELVQGISPIFTHYIANVSAMHRVLVFVSIKSLPISKVPAEERFLFRRVEPNELCMFRCVVRYGYTDVEKERESFEETLVNRLKEFIREEFFKAKSPKNGRIITGTIAESVIGEVLRIDADENDDGTFLEEIQFVDNECKKGGIISLFGESEVVASKGTNWGKKLIIDYAYNGLRRCLRQQDEVYAIPRKRLLKVGMTYEL, from the exons GAGTAATCCAATGGAGAATCATGGAGTGACGgatgaaattgaagaaaaaaatgaacagCAAGAGCAAccacaagagagagaaaagggactAAAAGGGAGGAAGTTCTCATGGGGAAAGCTTATGCACTTGGATTCTTTTGACATGGAGAGCGGGAAGATCCCATCGGGGTACCTTAATCATAGATCGTTTAAG GCTGTGGATTGGGGAACCACATTGAAGCTTGCATTCCAGAGCATTGGAATCGTCTATGGTGACCTCGGCACATCACCACTATATGTGCTTCCTGGTATTTTTCCCAATGGTATTGATCATAGTGAAGATATCTTGGGGGTATTGTCTCTAATCATTTACTCCCTTACCTTGATCACTTTGATCAAGTATGTCTTCATTGTTTTATCAGCCCATGACAATGGTGACG GAGGCACCTTTGCTTTGTATTCTCTTATATGTCGCTATGCAAAGGTGGGCTTCACACCAAATCATCAGGCTGAAGATAGAGATGTATCGAACTACCGGCTTGAATTACCAAACAGCGGATTGCGTCGTGCTTCTTTTGTGAAGTCCTTCCTCGAAAATAGCAGAATTGCGAAGTACATTCTCTTGCTTATGACAATGATTGGAACATCCATggttttaggggatggaatacTTACTCCATGCATTTCAG GGATTTTAATCCTATTGTTCCAAGTTCAGAGGTTTGGAACAGACAAAGTTGGGTACACATTTGCACCAATTCTTACAATATGGTTCTTCTTTATTGCTGTAATTGGTCTCCACAACTTCATAAGACATGATCCAACTGTTGTCAAGGCGATTAACCCAATGTACATAGTGAAATATTTTCAAAGAACTAAGAAAAATGCATGGATTTCACTTGGGGGAGTCATCCTATGCTTGACAG GATCAGAAGCTTTGTTCGCAGATCTTGGCCACTTCAATGTTCGCTCGATTCAAATCAGCACATGTTCTATTGTTTTTCCCTCCATTATCTTGGCCTATGTAGGCCAAGCTGCCTATCTTAGGAAACACCCTCTTGATGCATCTGCTGCTTTTTACAAATCAGTTCCAA AACCTATTTATTGGCCAATGTTTGTGGTGGCAGTGTTGGCAGCTATTGTTGCTAGCCAGTCTTTGATCTCAGCTTCCTTCTCCATAGTCCAACAGTCTCTTGCACTTGGGTGTTTCCCACGGGTGAAAGTTGTTCACACATCTTCTAAATACGAAGGCCAAGTATACGTACCAGAGATCAACAACTTACTCATGTTAGCTTGTGTTGGTGTCACACTTGGATTCAAGAACACACTCAAAATTGGGAATGCTTATG GACTTGCTGTGGTATTTGTCATGACACTCACATCTACATTTCTTATCCTTGTGATGATCATGATATGGAAGACAAATTTTGCATTGATTATCCTCTATGCATCAACAATTGCCTTTGTTGAGTTACTCTACTTGAGTTCGGTCCTATACAAATTCACTGAAGGGGGGTACCTTCCATTAGCCTTTGCTGCATTCCTCATGTCAGTCATGTTTGTTTGGAACTACGTGTACCGCAAGAAGTACATGTTTGAGTTAGATAACAAAGTTTCCATAAAGAAACTCAAGGAGATAGCTAGCAACCCGGACATTCTACGAGTCCCAGGTTTAGCCCTATTCTACTCAGAGCTTGTCCAAGGCATTTCCCCAATCTTTACCCATTACATTGCTAATGTCTCAGCAATGCACAGAGTGCTCGTATTTGTATCAATCAAGTCATTGCCTATAAGCAAGGTCCCAGCTGAGGAGCGTTTCTTGTTCCGACGAGTTGAGCCTAATGAATTATGTATGTTCAGATGTGTAGTGAGGTATGGATACACAGATGTGGAAAAGGAACGTGAATCATTCGAGGAAACATTGGTGAATAGGTTGAAGGAATTTATTAGGGAGGAATTTTTCAAAGCAAAATCACCTAAGAATGGGAGAATCATTACAGGGACTATCGCTGAAAGTGTTATAGGGGAGGTGTTGAGAATTGATGCAGATGAGAATGATGATGGTACATTTTTAGAGGAGATTCAATTCGTGGATAATGAATGCAAGAAGGGTGGCATAATCTCTTTGTTTGGTGAGAGTGAGGTGGTGGCTTCGAAGGGAACTAACTGGGGGAAGAAGCTGATTATAGATTATGCTTACAATGGGCTCAGAAGATGCTTAAGGCAACAAGATGAAGTCTATGCTATTCCTCGCAAACGTTTGTTGAAGGTGGGAATGACTTATGAGCTATAG